One genomic window of Panicum hallii strain FIL2 chromosome 6, PHallii_v3.1, whole genome shotgun sequence includes the following:
- the LOC112898015 gene encoding mitochondrial carrier protein MTM1-like, which translates to MAGCSRGSLPTWMTAAASRVDLTGGAVSPSHQGSPSPSPSGPAPAAGADQELGMFERALSAAGAAFVSAIIVNPLDVAKTRLQAQAAGVLYHYPPQVAALGPDAILSEFRCSPSCTRGHIFGSEPVCPPDCFQYKGTLDVFLKVVRQEGFSRLWRGTNAGLALAVPTVGIYLPCYDIFRNWIEDFTRSNAPGLTPYTPLVAGSVARSLACIACSPIELARTRMQAYKEFRPGVKPPGMWKTLVGVLSPLASSSQSVQNYRVLWTGVGAQLARDVPFSGICWSTLEPIRRKLLGLVGEEGNAASVLGANFAAGFVAGSLAAGATCPLDVAKTRRQIEKDTEKAMRMTTRQTLTEIWRSGGVKGLFTGVGPRVARAGPSVGIVVSFYEVVKYALHQRNAS; encoded by the exons ATGGCGGGTTGCTCCAGGGGCTCCCTCCCCACTTGGatgaccgccgccgcctcgcgggTCGACCTCACCGGCGGCGCCGTCTCGCCGTCGCACCAGGGCTCCCCCTCCCCGTCCCCCTCGGGCCCCGCGCCGGCCGCTGGGGCGGACCAGGAGCTCGGGATGTTCGAGCGCgcgctctccgccgccggcgccgccttcgTCTCCGCCATCATCGTCAACCCCCTCGACGTCGCCAAG ACGAGGTTgcaggcgcaggcggcgggggtGCTGTACCACTACCCTCCCCAGGTGGCGGCGCTCGGGCCGGATGCG ATCCTGTCTGAATTCAGATGTTCTCCGTCATGCACTCGTGGTCACATATTCGGAAGCGAGCCTGTTTGCCCTCCTGATTGCTTCCAGTACAAGGGAACACTTGATGTATTCTTGAAAGTAGTTAGACAG GAGGGATTCAGTAGATTGTGGAGAGGAACAAATGCAGGCTTGGCATTAGCTGTACCAACT GTTGGAATATACTTGCCTTGCTATGATATATTCCGCAACTGGATTGAGGATTTCACAAGAAGTAATGCTCCAGGATTGACACCATATACCCCGCTAGTAGCAGGATCAGTTGCACGTTCATTAGCATGTATTGCTTGTTCCCCAATTGAGCTAGCAAGGACACGTATGCAG GCGTATAAAGAATTTCGCCCTGGTGTAAAGCCTCCTGGAATGTGGAAAACCTTAGTTGGTGTTCTCTCGCCACTTGCAAGTTCGAGTCAGAGTG TACAAAACTACCGTGTTCTGTGGACTGGGGTGGGTGCACAACTTGCTCGGGATGTTCCTTTCTCTGGTATATGCTGGTCAACTCTTGAGCCC ATTCGAAGAAAACTGCTTGGTCTTGTTGGAGAAGAAGGCAATGCAGCTAGTGTATTGGGAGCAAACTTTGCTGCTGGCTTTGTAGCAGGTAGTCTTGCTGCTGGTGCTACATGCCCTCTGGATGTTGCAAAAACAAGGAGACAGATAGAG AAGGATACTGAGAAGGCAATGAGAATGACTACACGGCAAACATTAACTGAGATATGGAG GTCTGGAGGCGTGAAAGGTTTGTTCACTGGGGTTGGCCCACGCGTGGCTCGTGCTGGTCCATCAGTTGGCATTGTGGTTTCCTTTTATGAGGTTGTCAAGTATGCTCTTCATCAAAGGAACGCCTCATGA